CGACGATGGCGTGAACCGGTGACTCAAGGCCTGGACGCGGAGCCAGTCATTTTCCAAGCACGAGTGCTGCACCAGGCACCCTCCGCCCTGGGGAAATAAGGGCTTTGATGGGACCGTGGGTCCAAGGGCCGGTGTCGGGACAGCCCTCTCCTCCTACACAGCCAGAGCCTTCCACCCAGAGCCCGTGCACACCCAGCCACGCTTAAAATACAACCCGACCCCAAGCAGAGGCGGCTCAGGAGCAGGGAAGTCAGCTGGCACAGCCAGGGGCTTGGCTTGTTGCAGGATAAAACCCCTCGGAAATAATTCGGCAAGGGTTAGAGCCCAGCCCCGgctcgcagcagcagcaggaccctcACGGTCCGACTTCAGCTCCTTCTCTGCGCCCAGCCCGGCACCCTTCAGCATCGTCGCGATTCCCACAGACATCGCGTAAGGGACGGGGACCAACACGCCACCCTCTTCCCCATGGAAACGTTCCTCCTTGCGGTTGACAAACCTGATGGGGTCGGAGAAGAGTCGCCACTGATGAACCCCTCCAGCTTCTGCCCCCGCGGCACCGAGCAGGACGCCCCGGAGCAGCCGGGAGAGGCGAAGCAGCCGCTAAACTCCTAGTTCTGCCCTTGATGGCAAGCTTGTGTTCTCAAACACTCAAAAATGAGAATTTCTTTTAGCCTGTTGCTTACTCCTGTACCAGGCTGCAATTCGCTGGAGCCGTAAATAAAGCCGGGGTTGATTTTCCCCAGTGTCGCAGCCGACAGAGCCACCGCGCAAGGGCGAAGCAAGTTGTGAAACCCCCAGCGCGTTGCGGCAAGATGTTCCCGTACTTATAGTCCCGATTTTTGTGTCGATTCGGATTCCCGGTGCTGGAGTCTCCCGGTTGATTCGGTGGCCATCTGACAGGGCGGGCAGCTCGCATCCCTTGATGGGGGAAACCAGGGGTTGCTGGAATTAAGACAACAAGAAACGGGGTCTTTAAACTCTGCATTTTCTGCTGGACACAGGAACTACCCAGAGCTCGTTCGCAACCCCTCATTTTAagtgagaaaatgtaatttatagaGAACGTAACGCACAGTAACTCGGGGAAAGCTGTAAAGACCCCGCAGGTGCTGGGATCTCCACAGGGGTACAGCCCCTTCGGCCGGCGTGAGGACTATAGGGAGGAACCAGGCGGAGAGTTTTGGGGTGTCGGTGCTGGGGGGAGCGGGTCGAGGAccagcagcccccccaggggaccccacgGAAAGGAGCACCTGGCCCATGGCGTGGGCATGCGGCAGCACAAGCCCCCCCATGGAGGGGCCACGGGGAGGCTCAGCACAAGGCCAAGGCCGCCGGCCAGGCTCCCCTGGGGGGGGTCGCGGCTGTGGGGGGCACCCGGGAGGGTGGGGATGGATTGGggccctgcccaccctccctgctGGGGTAGTGCAGGCCTGGGGAAGGGTCAGCAGCCatggggtgtgtggggggtgtggggCACCACCCTGCAACCCCTGCCTGTACCCCTCATCATCCTGCACCCCATGGACCCCCAtcaccctgcacccctgcctgccccccatcACCCTGCACCCCATGAACCCCCATcgccctgcacccctgcctgccccccatcGCCCTGCACCCCATGAACCCCCATcgccctgcacccctgcctgccccccatcACCCTGCACCCCATGAACCCCCATCGCCCTGCACCCCACAGATCCCCATcgccctgcacccctgcctgccccccatcGCCCTGCACCCCGTGGACCCCCATCGCCCTGCACCCCATGAATCCCCATcgccctgcacccctgcctgccccccatcGCCCTGCACCCCATGAACCCCCATCGCCCTGCACCCCATGAATCCCCATcgccctgcacccctgcctgccccccatcGCCCTGCACCCCACGGACCCCCATCGctctgcacccctgcctgccccccaaaaccctgcaccccatgAACCCCCATCGCCCTGCACCCCATGGACCCCCAtcaccctgcacccctgcctgccccccatcGCCCTGCACCCCATGAACCCCCATcgccctgcacccctgcctgccccccaacACCCTGCACCCCCCGGCTGCGCTCCCCTGCACCCCTGACTCCCATCGCCCTGCACCCCctggccgccccccccccgccccgtccctgtgcccccccccgcgcgtcccccctcgcccccccccgcgCTCACCGGCTCCGCGCCTCCGGCCGGGGAACCCGGAAGTGCCGGCCTTGCCGGGAGCGCGCACGCCCCGCCCCCCCGACGCCAGCGCGCAGCGGGGCGGAGCCGAGGCGCGCCGCGCCACGCCCACcccgggcagggggcggggctgcAGGGGCGCGCAGGCCCGCGCTTATGCGCGGACAGGGGCACGCGCACACGTGCTGCAcgtgcacgcgcacacacacttGCACACGCAGTGatgcacacgcacgcatgcatgcacgcacatgtacacgcatgcacacgcatgcatacatgcacacacatgcacacacgtacacacatgTTCACACGcatgcacgcatgcacacacacgtgcagacacgtgcacacacatggCAGGCACAcgtgcagacacatgcacacgcGGGCACACGTATGCACACACACGGGGCACACGCGCACAGACACAAGCACGGGCAGGCACACTCCCACACACGCACAGTTACTACACACGTGTacgcacacgcgtgcacacgcgtgcacacgcacacgcccTCACAGGAGGGACCGGCGCAGGGGCTGGCAGACCCTCCTCCCCACGCTCTGGTCACGGCCCTCCCGCTGCCGCAACGCGCGTGTGCGCACGTGTGCGCAGGCCCAGACACACGCGTGCAGGCTTCCATCCACTCGCAGGACGCGCTGAGTGAAAATCCTGCAAGTTTTAATGGTAATTTCGGAAGCCCTTCCCCGCCGCTGAACAAATGCGACAACTTTATACAATCCCGGGGTGCGCGGCAGCACCCCAACGCCCTCGGCAGCCCCTCGCTCCCTTCCTGCAGagaagagcagcccccagcccgcgcctccccccgcgGGACGTCCCCTCCCGTGTCCCATGCGCGGAGGGAGGCTGCACGGCTGCGGCCCTCGGCACCCGGTGCTGCGCCCAGCCTGGCCCGCGGCTGCCGGAGCCCTACGAGGGCTCCCCGTCCCTCGGAGCCCTCCTGTTCCCATCCCGCTGGGATGAGCTTTGGGGTATCCTGAGCACGTGGCCGCCCGTAGCGTCCTCCTCCATGGAGAGGGACGAGTGCTCCAGCTCTTGGGGTGCACCGGAGCGACAAGGCAGAGGCATCGGGTCTCCGGGTAATTGCATTTCTCCACCATCGCAGCTCTTCTGGGGTGCTGTGGGCATCCAGCTGAAATAACAGCAAGGAAGTAACAGCAGGGAAACAACGGCAAGGAAATAACAGCCAAGGAAGGAGCAACAAGGAAATAGCAACAAGGAAGTAGCCAAGGAAATAAGAGTAAGGAAATAACAGCCAAGGAAATAACACTAAGGAAGTAGCCAAGGAAATAAGAGCAAGGAAATAACAGCAAGGAAACAGCCAAGGAAATAAGAGCAAGGAAATAACAGCCAAGGAAATAACAGTAAGGAAATAGCCAAGGAAATAAGAGCAAGGAAATAACAGCAAGGAAATAGCCAAGGAAATAAGAGCAAGGAAATAACAGCCAAGGAAATAACAGTAAGGAAATAGCCAAGGAAATAAGAGCAAGGAAATAACAGCAAGGAAATAGCCAAGGAAATAAGAGCAAGGAAATAACAGCCAAGGAAATAACAGCAAGGAAATAGCCAAGGAAATAAGAGCAAGGAAATAACAGCCAAGGAAATAACAGCAAGGAAATAGCCAAGGAAATAAGAGCAAGGAAATAACAGCCAAGGAAATAACAGTAAGGAAATAGCCAAGGAAATAAGAGCAAGGAAATAACAGCCAAGGAAATAACAGCAAGGAAATAGCCAAGGAAATAAGAGCAAGGAAATAACAGCCAAGGAAGGCCTCAGCAGTTCCTACATCAGAACAAGATCTGGAAAATAAGCATGGGCATCATCGCCATCCCACTTACTTTAGCTCGGACTTGTTGAAAATCTCCTCCTCGTCCGAGGTCTCTTCGTACAGCTCAGCCATGGATTGTTTATGCTGGGAATCGAGGGGTTGGTACAGGTCTCTAAGCCACTGCGGTTTGGTTTTGCTCGGATCGGACACGCGCGAGCCCTGGGAAGCGCCAGGGAAGGGAAGGTTTCGGAGGGGGTGAGAAACAGCCGGCGGTgcagtttgggggcagaggggcaggccTGGCACGTGCTCCCTGCCCTTACCTGCTCTCTGACGTCGTGCTTATTCTTGCTCCATCCCCGTGGCAGGACTTTTTgaaagaacctgaaaaaaaaaaaggaaaagaaggataaGAAGTGGCGGCAGCTGGTGATGGCAGTTATTGGCAGGAAGgttgcctgcaccctgccctgctggggaaGCCGCTAGTGTAGGATTCAGGCAAGTGGCACTTACAGCGCTGCAAAACATCTGGATTTAGCGGGttaaagggggagaaaaaaggcttttgtgcGTCATCACCCCAGAATTCACCTTTCCCGGTCCATAAGCAGGGAGGTTTGGCCAGGAAGGGCTGCAGCAGGTGCCAGCATCCTGCCAGGGCAGAAGCCTCCCCCTGCTCGGGGTGACGTTTCAGCTGACCCTGAGGAAGATGAGGAGCCCCAGAGGAAGGGACGGTGCTGGCTGATGTGGCTGGGAATGAGCCCTGGTTTAGCCTGGCTGTGAAAAGCATCTGGAGAGGACAGGAGCGAGCTCTTCAACAGCCTCTCTGGGGAACGGGACAGGGAGAAATAGGGCAGAGCTGTCACCAGAGAAGAGTTTTGCTGGGAACCAGAGCAGAGGGGTATTTCCTCGTGGCTGGGCAGCGTGGTCGCAGGGACGTGGGACCACACGGGAGCCCAGGGCCAACACATCCACCACAGCCAGGGTGTAGCATCACCGGTGTGGAAAAGGGCTGTCTGGGTGGCTGGTTGAGATGTGAGCTTATAGCCCGTGCCGATCACTTATGCTTTGGGGTCCCTCTTCTGGGTCTCTTAAAAAAGCTACATGTTTTAAATATAGACTGGTGAGGCTTTGGCAGCCGGCGTGGCTGGGGGGCTCGGGGATTAGGTGCTATTCAGAGTAAAGACTGTTCGTGGCACAGCAGTGGCATGGTGCAGGGAGTAATTACCGTCTCAGGCGTGATTTACTGGTGCTTTGAGGTTGGGAAGCGGCTGCAGGTTTTTGGGAGCAAACCTGgtgacagaaagagagagagagagactcttGTAACATCAGGATTTTCTCACCATACTCTGCAAAACAAGGGAGCCCGAAAAGTTCTTCCTCCAACCCAGCCCGTTATATACATGTGCAAGCCTGTGCCAGCACCCACTTTTTTAGAAAGAGCCCATCCTCCCTTCCCAAGTCTCCGCTTTTCCCTGCCTCCAGAATGACCTGAACTCCCAGAGCTCTCCTAATCTCAGCAATGTTTATGTCTGCCTCTCTTATCTGCAGTGTTTTGCAGGGTACTCCCCTCCTGTTTAACCCCAGTCTGAAACACGTAGGTaggttttaaagaaataaaagctttttttttccgtGGAGAAGGGCCCCAAAGGGAGGCTGAAACTGTGGGCACACCGggtcctctcccctgcctgtctCTGGCACTGCCCTGACCCACCCGGAGCTGTGGCACCTTGCAGAAGGACTTGATTTTGGCAAGAGGGAAGGTAGCAGGGGAATTGCTGCATGGCTGACAGCAATCGGTGCTGGTAGGAGAGCAGAACAGGGTCAGAAGAGCCTGGGAGGTGACTCTCTAGGGCTAGGGATTGCGGGATAAAACTTGGGGAAGAGCTGATGGGAGAGGTTGTGATGAGAGGGAGCCACAGCCCCCTTCGAGGAAGCTGTTAGGAAAGCTGCAAAGCAGAGCTGCGGACAGGTCGGGAGAGATGCCAGGACAAGCTGCCCCCCAGCAGGCTTCAACCCGAGCTGAGCTGTCTGGTGTGGATGCCGCGTCAAGCTCCACGGCTGGAAAAACATCTCCTGTGCTACCCGGCCTGTCCACGGGCATCCGCAGCGGCACCCCGGGGCTCATAAACTGTGCGGGGAGGCACTGCCCTTCCCCTCTGCACTCCAGCTACAAGGCTTGATTGACAGCTGTCTGTCAAACGAGTTATTGGCTTACCTCGACGAGACAAATCACCGTGAGATTAATCATGATGATGACAGACACTGATAGCGCTAACAGGAGCCTGTCGCTGGAGGTGTACTCTGGTTTCCactgggagaaaaggagagaaaatcagGAGGGGAGAGAGGGTTGGTCCTTCCATTCCCCGTTGTCCGGAAGGACACATCCAGCAATGCCCAGTATCTCTCCTACCCTCACTGCGGAtttcctgcctgcatccctggcCAGGGCCATGCCATTGGAAACGTTCTCTTCTTGGAGACATTGGCCTGCGAGAGCAGAGGCTCCCTGGTCATCTCGCCTCTCGCTGAGCAGCTTTATGAGCAGTCCCGTCTTCGAGACCATCTTTGCGCAGGCCAGCTGGAGTTCGGGCAGGCCGCAGTCCATCCTCAGGGCTCGCACCACGTGGGCGATGAACAGCCGCAGGGCTTCGTCTGGGACGAGCAAGCGTAGGTGACGGCTGACTTTGGTTTCAAAGAGGTCTCCTTGAACCGGTGCGCTGTCTGGGCTATCGGGGCTACCTGGTTTATTGAGGAAACCGGATCCTTTCTTTTGGTGCTTCCAGTGTGTTTCTGCAGTTCGAGGGACGGCTGGTAAATGCCCAGCTAGAGAGGAACCCTCTTCTTCAGCCGTGCCCTCTAGCATGCTGCTTGCGGCAGGGGGGGTGTTGTTAACCAACAGGTTatagaaaaaatgctgttttgtgttTAGTCTCTGCGTTGCTTTACTTTCTGTTGGTGTGGGCTCTTCCTCTGGATTTACATTGCCAAACGTCTTGTAGAAAAGCTGATTACTTTTATTCAGATACGGGCTGTCCCCCTGCTCGTGCTTTTTGTAAGTCCAGACATAGTCCTGCCTTGGAGATGGTGCTTCCTCTGCATCTTCTACATCCTCCACATCCTCCATCCCATGAGTGTTCTTGGTCTGTTCCACAGCATCGGAATAATTTTGAATCTTAAAAGACCCGGACAAATGAGGGGCCTCTGCTGGGGAGCACGAAAGGGAATGTTTTGAAGGAGGTGTGGATATTTTGTGATGTCTGAAGATGGAGACGGTGTCAGTGGGGTTTAACCCACCAGCTGCTTCCCACGGGTTTAACGCCGCCTGGTTCAAACCGAAGTCACGCTGCTTCTGCACCCAGCCCGTGGTCGTCTCTCCCTCCACTGCTGGGATCTCGTGCACTTCGTCCTTCTGCATGGCAGGCGTTGGCAGGGGTGAGATGGTGTTCTTCACAGTCACGATGCTTTTAGCCTTGTGCAGCTTATTCTTGAGCTCGGCCACTAGCGCCTTTGCTAGAAAATAGAGTTTCCTTATCTCAGTTTCAGTGGTCCTGCCCATGTGCTGAATGCCGTGCAGCATCAGCATCAGCTCCTTACTGGTTTTGCCTTCCTGCCTGGATAGGTGCTGAGGGGAATATGAATTTGCTCTGGAAATGTGATCATTCGGGTTACTGAGATCACCATCAGTGCCGGTCAGGCTCAGGACAACCGCAAGCGTTACAGTTTCATGGTTTCCAAGTGAAGGCTCCTTGGGCTTGAGGTTCAACACCGTGCTGGCGTTCAGTTTTCTGGATTGTCCCGCTTCCGTTGTTTCTCCTTGTGTCTCTGCCAGAGGATCTGTGTGAGCTGTAAAACACCAAGAGAGCAGATCAGTGACTCGGCGTCACGAGAAGCTTTCTGCCAAAATACAGGGTCAGAGGTTTACCCTGAGCAGCAGGCGCTCGTCTTTAAGACGAGAGAGTGTGTGAACTGAACGGTGGATGTGTTACAGACGGGAAAAGTCTTGTTAAATCAATCAGATTATCTCATTGGGGCAGAACAGATAGACGTTTCTTTTCTGGTGTCTCCCAGGGCTCTGTTTGGATCAGTGGGAAACATCCTGGGGGAATGGGTTTGCTGTCGGAGAGTTTCCCACAGCTCGATACGAGCCAGTATTGAGTTGCTAAAATCACCATAAAGCTTTTAAACTCGGAGTGAGCCTGGAAAGCAGAATATCCAAAGACACGGTGTTTGTCCCTGATCAGTTATCCCAACCAGCCCTTCTCCCTGCGGTCAGGAAAACCTGGGATACTTCACATTAAAATGCCTCTGGGTTGTTTTCTGCAACAATCTGCAGTCACAGCGAGCCCCGATAACGGAGAGCTGTTTCTCTGCTGATGGATGCAGCTCCCATCACCCAGGCCTAGAAGAAGTGGAAGATGTGGGGATTTGACCCAGAGTGATGCAAACAGCCCAGGAGAGCTCCTGCCCCGGCATGCAAAGGGCACATGCTGAGTCTGCAGAGCTAGGATAAATCTTCAAGAGTCCTACAAACACAACCTTATGTCTAATCCTGCTTTGCAGATAGCTTAATGCCAGAGGCAGTGTGACACGGTCAAGAATATTTACAGATTATAAAGGTATTTaggcctttttttcctgttaaaacgATAGGAAATTGGACACAGAAATACCTTTGAGTATCAGGCCCTAAATGGCTTAGCAGCCTGTTTTCCCTAGACTTGCGACGAGGTTAGGCTCACTTGTCCGCATCCAGTTTGAAAATGAGTTACCTGGGGACCGTGGAAACCTTACTGTATCTATTTGCAGAAGTCCAGCTTGTCTCTGCTTTCAATAGGATGATATTTACCCTGTGCAAAGGTTGAGCAGGACAGTGCATTGCTCACGCTGCACAGTAATGCCCTGCGAAGGAGATCGGGGTTACTGTCCTCTCTCCTACACATGGGGAGCAGGGTGGCACAGAGACCAGGCAATTTTCCAAGGTCACTCAGGTGATTTTTGGAGCCTGTATGTCCCAGATCCCCCTCCAACACATCGTGCATTACAGGAGGTTTCTGCAGAGCCTGCCTAGGGGCGTCCGTGCTTGGTTATGGGTCTTGGGGTTTCCAGCGGGGGTGGCAGGTTTGAGGTGCAGCTCAGCACATGCCAGAGCAATGCAAACATTGCTGGACCCTTTGGCCATGTCTGGGCTGTGTCTGGGACCCCTCTTGGTGCTGAGCTGTGACTAGCTGAGGTATGGTGGCACTGGAAAGACTCGGGAGGTTGTCAAGGGAAATATGGGGGGCTTACGAGCAGACGGTGCCTTCCAGTGCTTGGGAACGGTACTGGGTATGCGTGATTTCCTTGGCTAGATGCGCTGTGTGGATTGGAAGCTCGTGTGTTTGTTTAGCCCAGCAAGCTATTTCTTCTCAAGATAGTATTTGACACAGAAGATATGTGTAATCGCTAGTAACTTTTCAACCCTTGTTTTTTCCAAGTCATGTGCTCAAAGGGGAACTTTTTGTGCCTGTGGCTCACGGAGCACAGTCCGAGGCCTCCCAGGTCTCACCTGAGCTGCCTGCACTGGCCTTTGGGCTGATTTAAAGGCCTGACATGGATGAAGCTCCTCTAGAGAGTCTGCCCAGATTTAGCGTCCCTGGGACTGGCCAGGAGCCACCAGGCTGGACTGATGCCATCGAGGTGGCCAACGCTGCCTGGGAACCCACACAAAACGAGGCCATGCTACAGCATCTCCTAAAGCTAGAGGAAACTGGGCGGATTTGATGTCTACATCGACATCATCGGGAAGCCTACCgcactggggagcactggtggTGCACAGGTTCTCACAGTGGAACTTGATGGTCCTGCACGGGGTTTCAGTGGTGTGTTTCtcctggcagaggcagcaggccGTATCACTGGGCAGTTTGCTAAAGATAAGAAGTTACTGGAGAAAAATCCAGCATCTCAATCCATCTCTCCAAGTCCAACTCAGGTAACACACAGATAACACATCACGGTTTTGCTTGGATTTCTTCTACAGCTCTGGAAAACTTTCCACCCCCCAGTTCCGCTGGACAAATACGTTCTCCAAATTTCTAAGAGAGGTTTCAAATAGAAGATAGGCTTCTCCGGTGGCATCAAAATGTTGATTTTACCTTTGAAAATGGAACCAATCCTAAAATGCAGTTTGAAACAGAAACGCACCTCAACTTGATTTAAAACTTCCCtttgaaaaacctgaaaaatgtcATGTAAAAGGTGAAATTCTGTTTCTTAGCAGGTGAGTTTGGAAGGTTCTCGAAAGTAAATAGCAAACCTTAGGCTTACTGGGGTTATTCTGATTTAGTGGTGAGCTGGTTTGTTTCCCAAGCAGACCCTTTGTTTCAGCAGTTACGATCTGCTGGCAGCTGGGACCGAGTCCCTGTATACTCACAGCATTTCCAAGCGGACGGTTGTCAGGAGGAGCGTGAGCAATGTCTGCTGAGTCACTTGTGTTGCACCCAGGTCTCTGAAAGGATTTGAAAAACCACGTTAAATTTGCAGGCGGCATTACCAGAACTCTGCTCTGAGAACAAGACCAGGTCCCTGCTGATTGTGCTGGTGTTTGCAGAAGGATCCACTTCTGCCTAATCAAACAGAAATGATTCAAAACCCTATTGTCTTTCTGCTTTGACCTGTTCCTAACCCTGGGGTCTGAATCAGGAGGGGATCCTG
The Calonectris borealis chromosome 22, bCalBor7.hap1.2, whole genome shotgun sequence genome window above contains:
- the LOC142091788 gene encoding leucine-rich repeat-containing protein 37A-like; this encodes SFLCRDFTGNSISSLEKQAWREYPWAEYLVLQDNDLRAVKRHSLEGLFLLKHLDLSCNKILSIEEHAFEPLPFLQLINLGGNLITQIRNGTFQAWHGMQFLQKLILSHNPLSVIADASFFELPSVKYLDLGATQVTQQTLLTLLLTTVRLEMLKLPSDTACCLCQEKHTTETPCRTIKFHCENLCTTSAPQCAHTDPLAETQGETTEAGQSRKLNASTVLNLKPKEPSLGNHETVTLAVVLSLTGTDGDLSNPNDHISRANSYSPQHLSRQEGKTSKELMLMLHGIQHMGRTTETEIRKLYFLAKALVAELKNKLHKAKSIVTVKNTISPLPTPAMQKDEVHEIPAVEGETTTGWVQKQRDFGLNQAALNPWEAAGGLNPTDTVSIFRHHKISTPPSKHSLSCSPAEAPHLSGSFKIQNYSDAVEQTKNTHGMEDVEDVEDAEEAPSPRQDYVWTYKKHEQGDSPYLNKSNQLFYKTFGNVNPEEEPTPTESKATQRLNTKQHFFYNLLVNNTPPAASSMLEGTAEEEGSSLAGHLPAVPRTAETHWKHQKKGSGFLNKPGSPDSPDSAPVQGDLFETKVSRHLRLLVPDEALRLFIAHVVRALRMDCGLPELQLACAKMVSKTGLLIKLLSERRDDQGASALAGQCLQEENVSNGMALARDAGRKSAVRWKPEYTSSDRLLLALSVSVIIMINLTVICLVEVCSQKPAAASQPQSTSKSRLRRFFQKVLPRGWSKNKHDVREQGSRVSDPSKTKPQWLRDLYQPLDSQHKQSMAELYEETSDEEEIFNKSELNWMPTAPQKSCDGGEMQLPGDPMPLPCRSGAPQELEHSSLSMEEDATGGHVLRIPQSSSQRDGNRRAPRDGEPS